One window from the genome of Abyssisolibacter fermentans encodes:
- a CDS encoding immunoglobulin-like domain-containing protein, whose protein sequence is MFKKLFKSVILPIVILLLYSVSVTYAEENIDDDWVISGGNDKSKWTWNEEAYFIDERQVTSDKTLKADLPIDVFNKIKEYIDEGYEINYRVKFDTQEVSSANLKVYFSGEGDVDWFGRGEGIQDEYETFYHCDAIKHTTSTPESYFTENKTSTIRRFDKQNDMKIHFDTGGDGEDKINVKNVIFQFVIYDEVPPKITGMKYYDNYMDYKDRPDNYIKYSDHRKLSFNGSYNYIDMVVEFDEEVKLCNDIATNYIKTNMAMTKDGEKTNGTSSFKYVEQDYLPKNTLVFRYKVAYGDYAREVDRDGLENKKYLDLCGKNALIENLKEYEVKDKYNNEIGSSEEHVYSSVAGCKITIDGDPPEITEVLYDVKKLEGEKNKYLKAGDSVEVKVRLNSLLDNEKISVNSNGYFPFNNGAEADLVDEQSDGYGKNDWITYIYTVDENDEDTNCLAHLITETYENDPVEFEKQVKQVAIKMGIRDDYGNIAEMQKSGEGDSATALFPAVALKVIEEGVELDKNIFIDTTLPKVNFNYGKNCSTYKNEQIVNMKPVEKGSMLGDGGFYYVISKSPNHPTNGSLSSNLGAKFYPYTRAGDNPNSGYSDTSNAENIEINDILYDGIEGYTQYDGKYDPINKTGTYDNVNYIDGTASDVVYDGRREITGMFYIHTYMEDKSGNKSWQTSQPIYVDNTHPNIKLLPIGTNQYVGDLNINFELLEEVHAGFEKYEYRWISPLDLDGKNIDIKEMYTENTYTYNLLRDSSKYWKMGTLLDSYFKSNIPIPSFEERQHGASYLLIRAYDKAGNISYIVSEPYYFDKEKPVVTFESESGGFDQPVLNHKVKVKINDKHSKLIEFKYYFSNDNVIRDKDAFNRDEGDKIWKQLKLELPDLPEDYDPFNPPENYDPSNDEDYKNLLIKEATLETDDWNEEDLNGYVFLHVYAKDICGNEIYATQDMILDNNGLPIVGFEYDNEIENRYKNVVGHIKCSDDGGIETLEYKWSQSTEILENYTVLSILGLDPKNFKVDTPEFNQDGEWYLHVRATDKYGNVTNSVSNKYTISSKAPDINIFEIDNNEVILSNDKNIALKLNKLVDDKLEYTYVVYSDAECNTEVKRGTFSSTSEIVNIQLDNSTSEIQDYYFKFYDSLDQITENALKIEAIYDNVPPTAELVYSPSKEGGTVDSDVTVTLSNIVDNSSNEKDIVVSEKTYTFTENGEHLFTVTDKAGNINTYVAKVTWIQDDKPIARLNTNNICGQQYKSVSFTLTAERPTDGGYVNIKNPEIYYQFTKSEQVLDKDWIKYNNGDTVTYDNENGEYYLHTKLVDGKRSFTSVFGKYVLDNIVNEPVLTYSYIEEGKSKELTQEEYNALTEINSAVTVKLSFDEDAIIKSVTDSEGNELPKEKVVNFNKNAVVTVTYIDKAGNEGCKAIEINKINNANTPTFTLTPNTMTNGEVTVKIDAPDNKVINNIRFNDKVVDSVIFTKLDKDKEDKNYAAAEFKVNENGKIKVDILEIDGTEVIATVEYTIINIDKVAPTGNIIISNVDSFTRTATIEITDESSTSVTKVEFEKEDGTLVEFTAENNDAVEGVIYNNITHTITTKINGTVKYYFEDSVGNKGETQKAIGTINTKLDMDKVSATYKVDGDSNTYDTVKSIGVVNKNVTVTLNMPDGYNVVNNSGKNTRTFVVGMKYDFLISNGINIDKFSIDLTNTIKKSGPALKLKYTINSEDYIDKLVDGKTSKNVLLTITSDDNISKVEFDGVEVISEPFSYEFTQNKVVTVVATDNIGNTSFLKASVDCIDKEPVRAGLFSLYTMPTNEENIKLQFLSTKRVDVLEIKKNGSTYKEVENGESVDKYEFNVDNNGRYSVRYKDDIGNENTVNLVVSNFDREAPKVKLTYNGEATKSFTKEDVLVTVQLKDAEQELDGIKVLNTIGNIDSYLFKENGKFTYRVSDTAGNITEITANVDNIDREPPSYTINYSETELTKKDVIVTVTVDENNYKILNKDINRSINKNVTVNGRDISVKFDDNGYYQLSISDIAGNAETILLRVRNIDRIKPTIELLNKYVVTLNGEMPDLNDFIAYDTHDGNVDDKVNISRLNVTTPGDKTITYTVSDTAGNETEVDRIVKVVGNDFTVIVDGKENPVPFISLNEEVDIKVFNFIENFETKFLRASGAVKDGVFKQGGQALDKVYDTIDDLKPGKSEMKFSASQTGWHTIYIRDLNRQTSSFTIYFTKTK, encoded by the coding sequence ATGTTCAAAAAATTATTTAAATCAGTCATACTACCTATTGTGATTCTATTACTTTATTCTGTTTCTGTTACATATGCAGAGGAAAATATAGATGATGATTGGGTAATAAGTGGTGGAAATGACAAGTCAAAGTGGACTTGGAATGAAGAGGCGTATTTTATTGATGAGAGACAAGTTACATCAGATAAAACATTAAAAGCAGATTTGCCTATAGATGTATTCAATAAAATAAAAGAATACATAGATGAAGGCTATGAAATAAACTATAGGGTTAAGTTTGACACTCAGGAAGTAAGTAGTGCTAACTTGAAAGTATATTTTAGTGGAGAGGGAGATGTAGACTGGTTTGGTCGTGGAGAAGGCATACAGGATGAGTATGAAACATTTTATCATTGTGATGCGATAAAGCATACTACAAGTACTCCTGAAAGTTACTTTACAGAAAATAAAACAAGTACCATTAGGAGATTTGATAAACAGAATGATATGAAGATACATTTTGACACGGGTGGAGATGGCGAAGACAAGATTAATGTTAAAAATGTTATATTCCAATTTGTTATATATGATGAGGTACCTCCTAAAATTACTGGTATGAAATATTATGATAATTACATGGATTATAAAGATCGACCTGATAATTATATTAAATACAGTGATCATAGAAAACTATCATTTAACGGCAGCTATAATTATATAGATATGGTTGTAGAGTTTGATGAAGAGGTTAAATTATGTAATGATATTGCTACTAATTATATTAAAACAAACATGGCAATGACTAAAGATGGTGAGAAAACAAATGGTACGAGCAGCTTTAAGTACGTAGAACAAGATTATTTACCTAAAAACACATTAGTTTTTAGATATAAAGTAGCATATGGAGATTACGCAAGAGAAGTTGATCGAGATGGTCTTGAAAATAAGAAGTATTTAGATCTATGCGGTAAAAATGCTCTGATAGAAAATTTGAAAGAATATGAAGTAAAAGACAAATATAACAACGAAATAGGTTCTTCAGAGGAACATGTTTATTCTTCAGTGGCAGGATGCAAAATAACTATAGACGGTGATCCGCCAGAAATAACAGAGGTTTTATATGATGTAAAAAAATTGGAAGGTGAAAAGAATAAATATCTCAAAGCTGGAGACAGCGTAGAGGTGAAAGTTAGACTTAATTCTTTACTAGATAATGAGAAAATATCAGTGAATAGTAATGGATATTTTCCTTTTAATAATGGAGCTGAGGCTGATTTAGTTGATGAACAATCAGACGGGTATGGTAAAAATGATTGGATAACCTACATATATACAGTTGATGAAAATGATGAGGATACCAATTGTTTGGCACATTTGATTACTGAAACTTATGAAAATGACCCAGTTGAATTTGAAAAGCAAGTTAAGCAAGTGGCAATAAAAATGGGAATTAGAGATGATTATGGTAACATTGCTGAGATGCAAAAATCTGGAGAAGGCGATTCTGCTACAGCATTATTTCCAGCAGTAGCTTTGAAGGTAATAGAGGAAGGAGTAGAATTAGATAAGAATATTTTTATAGATACAACGCTTCCAAAGGTCAACTTTAATTATGGTAAAAACTGTTCTACTTATAAAAATGAACAAATTGTTAATATGAAGCCTGTTGAAAAGGGAAGTATGCTTGGAGATGGTGGTTTTTATTATGTTATAAGTAAAAGTCCTAATCATCCAACTAATGGGTCTTTATCTAGCAATCTAGGTGCAAAATTTTATCCTTATACTAGGGCTGGGGATAATCCGAATAGTGGATATTCAGATACTAGTAATGCAGAAAATATTGAGATTAATGATATATTATATGATGGGATCGAGGGTTACACACAATATGATGGCAAATATGACCCAATAAACAAAACTGGAACATATGATAATGTTAATTATATAGATGGAACGGCTAGTGATGTGGTTTATGATGGCAGACGAGAAATTACAGGGATGTTTTATATTCATACTTATATGGAGGATAAGTCAGGAAATAAGTCTTGGCAAACATCACAACCGATATATGTAGATAATACACATCCTAATATTAAACTATTGCCTATTGGTACAAACCAATATGTAGGTGATTTGAATATTAACTTTGAGCTTTTAGAAGAAGTACATGCAGGATTTGAAAAATATGAGTATCGCTGGATTTCTCCACTAGATTTAGATGGGAAGAACATTGATATAAAGGAAATGTATACAGAAAATACGTATACATATAATTTGCTTAGAGATAGTTCTAAGTACTGGAAAATGGGGACATTATTAGATTCTTATTTTAAAAGTAATATACCAATACCATCCTTTGAGGAACGGCAACATGGAGCCTCTTATCTTTTAATAAGAGCCTACGATAAAGCAGGCAACATCAGTTATATTGTATCTGAACCTTATTATTTTGATAAGGAAAAACCTGTTGTAACATTTGAATCAGAAAGTGGTGGATTTGATCAGCCTGTATTAAATCACAAAGTTAAAGTAAAGATTAATGATAAGCATAGTAAATTGATAGAGTTTAAGTATTATTTTAGTAACGATAATGTCATCAGGGATAAAGACGCTTTTAATAGAGATGAAGGTGATAAAATATGGAAGCAACTCAAGCTTGAATTACCAGATTTACCAGAGGATTACGATCCGTTTAATCCGCCTGAAAATTACGATCCTTCTAATGATGAGGATTATAAAAACTTGTTGATTAAAGAAGCAACATTGGAAACAGATGATTGGAATGAAGAAGACCTAAATGGATATGTTTTTTTACATGTTTATGCTAAAGATATTTGTGGAAATGAGATTTATGCAACACAGGATATGATTCTTGATAATAATGGCTTACCAATAGTTGGATTCGAATATGACAATGAGATAGAGAATAGGTATAAAAATGTAGTTGGACATATTAAATGCAGTGATGATGGTGGTATTGAAACACTTGAATATAAATGGAGTCAGTCTACTGAAATACTAGAAAATTATACTGTTCTTAGTATTTTGGGACTTGATCCTAAAAACTTTAAAGTAGATACACCAGAGTTTAATCAAGATGGTGAGTGGTATTTACATGTAAGAGCGACAGATAAGTATGGGAATGTAACTAATAGTGTTTCTAATAAATATACTATTAGTTCTAAAGCACCTGATATAAACATATTCGAAATTGATAATAATGAGGTTATACTTTCTAATGATAAAAATATAGCTTTAAAACTAAATAAGTTAGTAGATGATAAACTTGAATATACTTATGTAGTTTATAGTGATGCAGAGTGCAATACAGAGGTTAAAAGAGGTACTTTTAGCTCTACATCAGAAATAGTTAATATACAGCTAGACAATAGTACAAGTGAAATACAAGATTATTATTTTAAGTTTTATGATAGTCTTGATCAAATCACAGAAAATGCTCTAAAAATAGAGGCAATTTATGACAATGTACCTCCAACAGCAGAGCTAGTATATTCTCCATCAAAAGAAGGAGGAACAGTAGATAGTGATGTTACTGTAACCTTAAGTAATATTGTTGATAATAGTTCTAATGAAAAGGATATTGTTGTCAGTGAAAAAACTTATACTTTTACTGAAAATGGTGAGCATTTATTTACAGTTACTGATAAGGCAGGTAATATAAATACTTATGTTGCAAAAGTAACATGGATACAGGATGATAAGCCAATTGCTAGATTGAACACTAATAATATTTGCGGGCAGCAGTATAAGTCTGTTTCATTTACATTAACAGCAGAAAGACCAACAGATGGTGGATATGTTAATATAAAAAATCCTGAGATATATTATCAGTTTACTAAGTCAGAACAAGTATTAGATAAAGACTGGATTAAATATAATAATGGAGATACAGTTACTTATGATAATGAGAATGGTGAGTATTATTTACACACTAAATTAGTTGATGGTAAAAGAAGCTTTACAAGTGTTTTTGGAAAATATGTGCTAGATAATATTGTTAATGAGCCAGTGCTTACTTATTCCTATATTGAAGAAGGAAAATCAAAAGAACTCACTCAAGAGGAATACAATGCTTTAACTGAAATAAATTCAGCGGTAACAGTGAAATTATCATTTGATGAAGATGCAATAATTAAAAGTGTAACTGATAGTGAAGGAAATGAACTACCAAAAGAAAAAGTGGTTAATTTTAATAAAAATGCTGTTGTAACAGTGACTTACATTGATAAGGCAGGTAATGAAGGTTGTAAAGCTATAGAGATTAACAAAATAAATAATGCAAATACACCTACATTTACTTTAACACCAAATACAATGACGAATGGTGAAGTAACTGTAAAAATTGATGCACCTGATAATAAGGTAATTAACAATATTCGTTTTAATGACAAAGTAGTAGATTCAGTAATATTCACTAAACTAGACAAAGATAAAGAAGACAAGAATTATGCAGCAGCAGAATTTAAAGTAAATGAAAATGGAAAGATAAAAGTTGATATCTTAGAAATTGATGGTACAGAGGTAATAGCTACTGTAGAATACACTATTATTAATATTGACAAAGTAGCACCTACAGGGAACATCATTATTTCAAATGTAGATAGTTTTACTAGAACAGCGACTATTGAAATTACGGATGAAAGTTCTACTTCTGTTACTAAAGTAGAGTTTGAAAAAGAAGATGGTACATTAGTTGAGTTTACTGCTGAAAACAATGATGCAGTAGAAGGTGTTATATATAATAATATTACTCATACAATTACTACAAAAATTAATGGTACTGTAAAATATTATTTCGAGGATAGTGTGGGTAATAAAGGAGAGACACAGAAAGCTATAGGTACAATTAATACTAAACTTGACATGGACAAAGTATCTGCAACATATAAAGTAGATGGTGATTCTAATACTTATGATACAGTAAAAAGTATTGGTGTTGTCAATAAAAATGTGACGGTAACTCTTAATATGCCAGATGGTTATAATGTAGTTAATAATTCTGGTAAAAATACTAGGACCTTTGTTGTTGGAATGAAGTATGACTTTTTAATTTCTAACGGCATTAATATTGATAAATTCAGTATTGACTTAACTAATACAATTAAAAAGTCAGGGCCAGCACTTAAACTTAAGTATACTATAAATAGTGAAGATTATATCGATAAGCTGGTGGATGGAAAAACAAGCAAAAACGTACTTTTAACAATAACCTCTGATGATAATATTTCAAAGGTAGAGTTTGATGGGGTAGAAGTTATCAGTGAACCATTTAGCTATGAGTTTACACAGAACAAGGTTGTAACAGTAGTAGCTACTGATAATATAGGTAATACAAGTTTTCTTAAAGCTTCAGTAGATTGTATAGATAAAGAACCTGTAAGAGCAGGATTATTTTCTCTTTATACTATGCCAACTAATGAGGAAAATATAAAACTACAGTTTTTATCTACAAAGAGAGTAGATGTTTTAGAAATTAAGAAGAATGGAAGCACTTACAAAGAAGTAGAGAATGGTGAATCAGTAGACAAGTATGAATTTAATGTAGATAACAATGGTAGATATAGTGTCAGATACAAAGATGACATAGGTAATGAAAATACTGTAAATTTAGTAGTTTCTAATTTTGATAGAGAAGCTCCTAAAGTTAAACTAACCTATAATGGAGAAGCCACTAAAAGCTTTACTAAGGAAGATGTACTTGTAACCGTTCAATTAAAAGATGCAGAGCAAGAACTTGATGGAATTAAAGTACTTAATACTATTGGAAATATTGATAGTTATTTGTTTAAGGAAAATGGTAAGTTTACTTATAGAGTTTCTGATACTGCTGGTAACATAACAGAGATAACAGCGAATGTCGACAATATTGATAGAGAACCTCCTTCATATACAATTAATTATTCAGAAACAGAACTTACTAAAAAAGATGTAATTGTAACTGTAACAGTAGATGAAAATAATTACAAAATTCTTAATAAAGATATAAACCGCAGCATCAATAAAAATGTTACTGTTAATGGCAGAGACATATCAGTTAAGTTTGATGATAATGGATACTATCAATTATCAATAAGCGATATAGCAGGAAATGCAGAAACAATTTTACTAAGGGTAAGAAATATTGATAGAATCAAACCTACTATTGAATTGCTTAATAAGTATGTTGTTACTCTTAATGGTGAAATGCCAGACTTAAATGACTTCATTGCGTATGATACTCATGATGGTAATGTAGATGATAAAGTAAATATTTCTAGGCTTAATGTAACAACACCGGGAGATAAAACAATAACATATACAGTTAGTGATACAGCAGGAAATGAAACAGAAGTAGATAGAATAGTAAAAGTTGTAGGAAATGATTTTACAGTAATTGTTGATGGCAAAGAAAATCCTGTTCCATTCATTTCTCTGAATGAAGAAGTGGATATTAAAGTATTTAATTTTATAGAGAACTTTGAAACTAAGTTTTTGAGGGCTTCAGGAGCAGTAAAGGATGGAGTATTTAAGCAAGGTGGACAAGCACTTGATAAAGTCTACGATACCATAGATGATTTAAAACCAGGAAAGAGCGAAATGAAATTTTCTGCAAGTCAAACAGGATGGCACACGATATATATTAGGGATCTAAACAGACAAACTTCTAGTTTTACGATTTACTTTACTAAGACTAAATAA